TTTTGACATATTACATTTGCCTCTGGGTAGGCCTCATGATGCTTTATTTTTGGCTACACCATGCTTTTGTTCTTGGATTAATAGTGGGTTTATTTGCTTCAACGTTTAATACAATCATCTTTGAATATTATTTACATCGTGCCAAACAAACACGTGTAGGATCTATTTCGACAGGTGGTAATTGGCGGTATTTTACAGCAATTCTCGCTTGTGCAACTTGGGTGGCATTTCAAGAACAGATACATATTATCGGTGTACTAATAGGGCTTATGGTTTCATATGTTTTTATCATTTTACGTCCTTTGGTTAAGAAGGACACACGTAACTCTAATTGAAAAGAGGTGAAATTTTAGATGGGTCATAAAAGTCCAATAGTAACTTGGCATTTTCTAGGATTAGATATTAACTTTAACTTATCGACGGTAATGATGTTAATCATCACAGCTATTATCGTGTTTACGATTGCAGTCTTATGTACACGAAATCTTCAGAAAAGACCTAAAGGTGCTCAAAACTTTATCGAATGGGTATTCGATTTTGTTCGAGGCATCATTGAAAGTAACATGGCATGGTCTAAGGGAGGACATTTTCACTTCTTAGCAGTTACATTAATTTTATTTATTTTTGTAGCGAATATGTTAGGTCTACCATTTCAATTGTTGGCTAACCATTATCTATGGTGGAAGTCTCCAACCGCAGATCCTCATGTTACGTTAACTCTTGCTACGATGATGGTCATTCTTACACATTACTATGGCGTTAAAATGCGAGGTACAAAAGCATACCTTCAAAATTACGTTCAACCATATCCGCTGTTAGTTATCATTAATGTATTTGAAGAATTTGCTTCTACATTAACATTAGGACTTCGTCTTTACGGTAACATCTTTGCAGGTGAGATTTTATTAGGTCTTCTCGCTGGTGTTACATTAAGCGCATTTGGTTGGATTATCGGTATTCCGGGCTTAATTGTATGGCAAGGTTTCTCAATCTTTGTAGGTGCAATCCAAGCTTATATCTTTATCATGTTAACAATGGTTTATATGTCACATAAAGTGGCAGACAACCATTAAATAAAAAATAATAACTTAAAAAATTAGGAGGATTTATATAATGAGTTTAATCGCAGCAGCAATCGCAATTGGTTTATCAGCACTTGGTGCAGGTATTGGTAACGGTTTAATTGTTTCTAGAACAGTAGAAGGTGTAGCACGTCAACCAGAGGCACGTACACAATTAATGTCAATCATGTTCATCGGTATCGGTTTAGTTGAGGCACTTCCAATCATTGGTGTCGTTATCACATTCATCGTGTTATTTAGCTAATCTTAATATTGATTATGTTTCTAAATAATTAGAAGTATCCTGAGCGGGGTTAAAACGTATGCTATTCCCCGCCCTAAATTTTATTTATATATCATTTTAATTTTAAATGGTATGTACTTTTTTTGAGAATTTAAAATTGTGATAAATGTGTGCAAGAAGGACCTTGCACGTTCAAGAATTGCAAAATGAAAGACATTCAACGATTAACAATCAATCATGTCTATGTACGAATGTTTGATTAACCATTTTGTAGTTTATGATGAAATGATTGAAAGGAGTGTACAGCAAATTGACAACCAACATGTTAACCTTTGCAGCTAGTGCCGGTGGTGTAAATATTGGTGACATTCTTGTGACTATTTTCACATTTGTTATCTTACTTTTCCTACTTAAAAAGTTTGCATGGGGCCCACTTAAAAAGGTTATGGACGACCGTGAACATTCAATTAATCAAGATATTGATGATGCGGAACGCGCAAAAATGAATGCACAGCGTCTAGAAGAAGAAAATAGAAAAACGTTAAAAGAAACTCAAGATCAAGTACATAAGATGCTTGAAGAAGCCAAAGTACAAGCGCAACGACAACAAGAAGAAATTCTTCATGAAGCTAACCAACGTGCAAATGGCATGATAGAAACGGCTCAAAGTGAAATCAAGAGTGAAAAAGAACGTGCATTAGCTGAAATTAATAGTCAAGTCTCTGAACTTTCAGTGTTAATTGCGTCTAAAGTATTACGCAAAGAAATTTCTGAGCAAGATCAAAAAGACCTTATCGACAAGTACATTAAAGAGGTAGGGGATAAATAATGGCACAAGTTGCACAAAAATATGCCCAAGCCCTTTTTGACGTAGCGATAAAGGCTGAAGTGCTTTCAGAGATTTACCACGATTTCACTGAAATTAATACTAGTATTCAAAGTGAAGGTTCAAAATTACATGTGATTGATTTAGAACCTAAACTTACTTTAGATGAAAGACAATCATTAGTTTCAAATGTATTTAATGGCGTACACCCATATTTGATGAATACTTTAAAAATTATGGCAAGCCATCGTAACTTATCATTATTAGGTGATGTGTTTAAGGCATTTGAAAAACATTACAATGAATTTCATGGGTTAGATGATGCATTTATCGTTTCTGCACGCCCTTTATCCGAGGCAGAAG
The sequence above is a segment of the Staphylococcus hyicus genome. Coding sequences within it:
- a CDS encoding ATP synthase subunit I, with the protein product MVRFYNCTQPFLTYYICLWVGLMMLYFWLHHAFVLGLIVGLFASTFNTIIFEYYLHRAKQTRVGSISTGGNWRYFTAILACATWVAFQEQIHIIGVLIGLMVSYVFIILRPLVKKDTRNSN
- the atpB gene encoding F0F1 ATP synthase subunit A is translated as MGHKSPIVTWHFLGLDINFNLSTVMMLIITAIIVFTIAVLCTRNLQKRPKGAQNFIEWVFDFVRGIIESNMAWSKGGHFHFLAVTLILFIFVANMLGLPFQLLANHYLWWKSPTADPHVTLTLATMMVILTHYYGVKMRGTKAYLQNYVQPYPLLVIINVFEEFASTLTLGLRLYGNIFAGEILLGLLAGVTLSAFGWIIGIPGLIVWQGFSIFVGAIQAYIFIMLTMVYMSHKVADNH
- the atpE gene encoding F0F1 ATP synthase subunit C; the protein is MSLIAAAIAIGLSALGAGIGNGLIVSRTVEGVARQPEARTQLMSIMFIGIGLVEALPIIGVVITFIVLFS
- a CDS encoding F0F1 ATP synthase subunit B, with product MLTFAASAGGVNIGDILVTIFTFVILLFLLKKFAWGPLKKVMDDREHSINQDIDDAERAKMNAQRLEEENRKTLKETQDQVHKMLEEAKVQAQRQQEEILHEANQRANGMIETAQSEIKSEKERALAEINSQVSELSVLIASKVLRKEISEQDQKDLIDKYIKEVGDK
- a CDS encoding F0F1 ATP synthase subunit delta; its protein translation is MAQVAQKYAQALFDVAIKAEVLSEIYHDFTEINTSIQSEGSKLHVIDLEPKLTLDERQSLVSNVFNGVHPYLMNTLKIMASHRNLSLLGDVFKAFEKHYNEFHGLDDAFIVSARPLSEAEVEHIKEALVQRTGLKDLKVQTSVDTSLIGGVKVKIGTKVYDGSVQNDLEQLARKFSSAH